The nucleotide sequence atccggcttcttcacctgcgggatcatctgagacctgccaccctgacagctgatgaaactgtgggtttgcacaactgaagaactTCTGCACAAAtggtcagaaaccgtctcagtgaTGCTCATCTGCATACTCGTCCTTCTCACCAGGGTCTTAACCagactgcagttcggcgttgtAACCGGCTTCAGTGGGTAAATGCTCACCTCCGATGGCATGCTGGAGAgatgtgtgctcttcacggaATAAATCCCAGGTTCAactggcagacagcgtgtatggtgttgtatgggtgagcagtttgctgatgtcaatgttgtgaacagagtaccccaTGGTGCCGGTTGGGTTATGGAATGGGCAAGCATAAGCTAttgacaatgaacacaattgtattttattggtggcaatttgaatgcagagatactgtgacgagatcctgtaCTCTACAAATGAAGGattcaacaagggttcttctaagatcctcaaagttctttgAATAACCTATTTTCAGTACTTGGCACAGAAAATAGCCCCCAAAAGGTTATTCCAAGACCGCCATGGGAGGTGGGGCTCATCAAGGAATCTCTTTAGTTGGTGGGGTTTCTTGCAAgaacctaactgcccaactgaaacatTTGGATTTGAATTTGAAAGGACAGCAGGTGCAGGCAATTAACCGAAAAAATGTAAAGATCCCCTCAGTTAAAGGTAAGTTTTGGTCCCTTGTGTGAAATCAATCGATATTGTTTTATGATGATACCGTCTATCGTTTCATATTTGTGCAAATCTTTctaaaaaaacagaaaatggacacaattcaTTGGATATCAATCAACAAAGAGGTGAGAATATGTAGGCTTTAAGAATAATGTTGAAGTCTAGCTGTATTGGGTGCAGGTGACTGAATGGCTCACTTTTGTGTCTACAGGTATACCGACGAGGAGGCATACAAAGGTATATCAATTGCTATTGGTGTGTTATGCAGAGCCCACTTACCACCCGCCTCCCTTACCTCTTCAAGGAATAACCCATAGGCttctacattatggacaaggtatgtgtaAGAATACTGTCgtgtgcatgttttgttaatCATCTGTATAATGACTATTTTGGGGATTCACAGACTTGACCCTCTCTACACTGATGAATATAACAGGAAACCCTGTTCGATCACCATTCACTGGAAAAATCATTCTGGCGATggatactgtcacgttctgaccttagttccttttttattgTCTCTattttttggtttggtcagggtgtgagttggggtgggcattctatgtttttgttctatgttttgtatttctgtgtttggcctggtatggttcccaatcagaggcagctgtctatcattgtctctgattgagaaccatacttaggtagcctgttctcacctgtgtttgtgggtagttgttttgtgttttgtcacctgataggactgtttcgtttttttcacctttgttattttgtgttcagGTTAATAAAGttaacatggacacgtaccacgctgcattttggcccGATCCTTCATATTCCTCATCAGACGAGGACGAGAATCGTTACAGAAACGGAGAACACTAACACCAACACGCCAGAGGATATACCCATTATATTtggggctctgctgggagtttCTCATATTTGGATGTTTTAATTCTGCTTTGCCactaaaatcataataaacacagaCAACTAAAATATTGGAtcattgttgttattgttatgcGTATAATAATATTGGAGGTGGGGGGGTAGTTAAAACATTTACCCCAAAAGCTTATTCAAAAggttctttgaggaaccattaaAAGGGGTTATTCAAAGAACTTATAGGGGATCCCCCACAGTTTAAATTTCTCCCAAAACGTTTGATTTTTACAGTGTAAGGCTCACTGTCGTGTCATTCATCTGCCGCCgtaacctcatgtttcagcatgatgatgcacggccccatgtcgcaaggatctgtacacatttCCTAGTAGCTGAAAATGTCCtacttcttccatggcctgcatactcaccagatatgtcacccgttgagcatgtttgcgatgctctggattgacatgttcgacagcgtgttccagttcccgccaatatccagcagctTCACACagacattgaagaggagtgggacaacactccacaggccacaatcagcagcctgatcaactctatgtgaaggagatgtgtcatgctgGATGGGGCAAATGGTAGTcaccccagatactgactggttttctgatccacgcccctacctttttttttaaggtatctgtgaccaacagatgcatatctgtattcccagtcatctgaaatccatagattagggctaaatttatttatttaaattgactgatttctttatatgaactgtacctcagtaaaatctttgaaattattgcacgttgcatttatatttttgttcagtgtatttataGCTTGTAGCCTTTTGTTTGATATGTTCCGCCTCATCCTGCTGCGCCAGCAATTATTTCCAAGGCAGTATAGGCTACAGAGGGTTTATCTTGTACATAAGCTGCACCCTGATGCTTTAAACGTCTTGAGGTGGGTTGGTTTCCACTCACTGATGCAGACATCATAGCCTATAGGAAAACTAAACTCTGAATCCTCATGATAGGATGTCATATTAAAGGCACTAGAGTCAGGAATCATAATTGTGACAATGGTACAGCTCACTTCTCACCTGCTGGCTCTCAAAGGTCCAGGTGCTGTCGGGTAAAGACGCGTCTAGGACGTTGATCATCTCCTTAAAGTCAGTGGTGCTGCTGGGCTTAACGAAGGTGAAATCACTGAACTCTgacatgggagagagacatgacctGAAGGACTGACTCTGAGACAACATGTCCCCTCCCAGGACCTCCACGTACTTAATCGGCCCGTCAGTGTTGAGTTGGATCTGCAGGTTTCTGTTGGGGTTCTTGTAGCCGTCCAAGTCCTCCCGACTCATGCAGCAACTACCGCTGCTCCTGCTGTTTCTAACGCACTTGACTGCTAAGATGATGAAGGTCACCATAGACAGGACGGACACCGAGGCCAGAGAGAGAATCAAATACAGGGTGATTCTCCCGCTTTTCTTGCTAGGCTCTGCCACTTTCTGACGAGGATCCAAGATGGGTTCATGGAGCCCGTCCTCTACCAGTATGGCCAATGTGACCGTGGCGGACTGGACCGGCTCACCGTCATCCTGTATCTCTATAAGCAGCCTCTGAGAGGAGTCGTCCTGCTCGGACACAGCGCGTTTAGTCCTCACCTCCCCTGTGTAAAGATTGACACTGAACAGAGACGTGTCTGTGGCCTCCACCAGTTTATATGAGATCCAGGCGTTATGGCCCGAGTCTGCGTCCACAGCCGTTACCTTAGTAACCAAGTGGCCTGCTTTAGCGAAGCGGGGCATCTTCTGGTGAGAGAGCGAGCCCAGGGCAGCGGAGGGGTAAATAACAGCGGGGGCATTGTCGTTCTGGTCCAGGATAAAAACATGGACAGTGGCGTTgctgctcagagagggagagCCGTGGTCCTTGGCCTGCACCAGAATCTGAAACACCTTTAGTTTCTCATAGTCAAACGAGTGCATGCTGTAGATACTGCCATTGTCAGAGTTAATGTACACATAGGAGGATAGAGACACATCCTGCACTTTGGACTCTAGGATAGAGTAGGAAATCTTGGCATTATCTCCGAAATCCAGGTCAGATGCAGATACTGAGGATAACAAGGATCCTGGTGGTCCATTCTCTTTTAAAAATACATTGTAGGAAGGCTGAGTGAATTTAGGGGGGTTGTCGTTGATATCAATGATGCTGACTGGTATAGTTCTCTTGGTAGTCAGGGGAGGGGAGCCTGAATCAGTGGCTGTTATCTCAATATTATACTCTGAGAAACTCTCTCTGTCTAAAACACCGCTGGTGATCAGTGCGTAATTATTAGAAAATGACGGTTTCAGACTGAAAGGATGGCCTTTTGGAAGTTGTAAAGTTACTTTACCGTTATTCCCGGAGTCTAGGTCACGGGCACCGATCAAAGCCACTACCGTGCCACTAGGAGCGTCCTCGCGCACCGGGCTCGGTTTGGAGGTGAGGACAATTTCTGGAGGGTTGTCGTTTAGGTCTATTACTTCCACCAGCACGCTACAGTGTCCTTCCATCTCCGGAATACCTTCATCTTTAGCAGCTACATCAATTTCATAATTTGCAGCGCTTTCAGAATCTAATTCACCTTTCAAAAACATTTCCCCCGTAACTGGATTAATATCAAATGTGGAAAGCACGGACTCGGGTGTACGCTCACCAAATGTATATTTTACCTCACCATTTTGTCCTTCGTCATTATCCGTCGCTTTAAGTTTAACCATGAAGGTACCCGTTGGACTATTTTCGTTAATGGACACTTTATATACATTGTTTTCAAATAGGGGAACGTTGTCGTTGTTGTCAAGTACTATGATAGTTATCTGTGAAGTCCCGGATCTGACGGGATTGCCTCCGTCTAACGCTGTTAACAGCAGCTGATGGACAGCTTTTTTCTCTCTATCAAGTGCTCTTTCTATGACCAGTTCGGGGAGTTTTCTTCCATTACGAAGCTCGTTTACTTTTAAACTAAAACAGTCATCTTTACTAATAGTATAGGACTTGAGCGAATTGCTTCCAACGTCTGGGTCATCGGCGCTCTCCAGAGGAAAACGCACGCCCGCAACTGTCGATTCTGCTATTTTCAATGTGAGCTCCGTTGTTAAGAAACTAGGTGAATTGTCATTTATGTCGCGTATTTCCACCTCAATACGGTGCAACTGTAACGGGTTTTCAATGACAACCTGCAGAGGTAAAACGCAGCTGGCGCTTTGTCCGCATAacgtctctctgtctattctctcatTGACGACCAGCTCGCCCTTCCCCGCATCCACACTGAAATATTGATTACCAGCCTCAGAGGCGACACGCAGTTTACGGTCAAAAACCTCAGAGAGTCCCAACCCCAGATCTTTAGCTAGTTTTCCCACCACAGAGCCCTGTTTCAGTTCCTCCGGGATGGTGTAGCGAGTCTGGCTGTCTACTGTACTCCACAAGAGAATGACATTATGCCACCAAAGAGCCAGCCATCTCCAGTCTCGGTATCCCATTCTCTTTGTCATCCCTGATCCGTTATAACACAATTTCCATTGAAATACTGTCCAGAACGAAGATCTTCATATCAAAAGACATCCCCAGTGTGTATATTCCATTTAGCATGTTTCCATACATTTTGTATAACAAAAATAATGTTGTGTTGAGATTGTATTCTATCTCCGTTTATGTGAGcgcatcactctctctcttgcagCTCTGAGTATTGTAAGTGTTAGGTGctgaggctggggggggggggtagatctcTTTGTACATTTCTGTATGCTATTGGTGCACAGCGTGTGTCTCTAGCATCCAATAAGGGGCTCACAGAATATTTCTCTTAAAGCCACAGCAGCCAGACTAAACGTAGAGGTCTATATGATGCACCAGAACACAGAGAGCGGCTAAAAGGACTGTTTTCCAATATACAATCACTCTGTTAACATTGTCTCGTTGGAAATATATCATGGGCAGACCATATCCTGTAGTCAAAAATAGGTAAAAGTGTAAGACATGTTCCAAAATATAGTCTCCCATTGCGCACAGATATCATGCAAAATACTGCCATTCTAGAAGGGGCTGTGGAAGAAGCACATTTTTGACGATTATAGTTTGCATAAAATATCGATTGAGCTTCAGTCGATCTGAAAAATAGGTATTTTACAGCAATTGTATAAGAATCTCTGTCTGCCCTCCTACACACAAAAACCACACAGTTCATTCAGCCGGGtccctgtccatggtgctgaaacccATATGCGTCCACGAGCCAGTCAGAAAGACACAGAATGACGAGCCACAGCAACTATAGTAACAATATAGATCACACAATAGCTCTCTAATGGTTACAATCATCAGGGTAGAATAATGAATTCAATATTTCGAATATTATATAATTTTTATAAATCTGAAGGGAAGCAACATTGCAGCATTTGGTTAAATAGGGAAAATATTAGAATCGGAAAAGTACCGTTTGAATTCAAAGTTTCACTGCGACTTCAATGGTAAAAatattcattatttatttacagaCTTTTGTATCAGATATAGTCTAAATGATAAGCTACCATAATATTAATATCTTCAGGAGATGAAAACACTGCCAAAAGAACAATGTTTAGAGTTGTGGAATGTTGAAACACAAAAATACACGCATGTTGTTTGTGTGTTAATATCAAACGTCATAAAACCGTTTCCATCCAACAATCCAATTCGTCACAATGCTACAGTTCACTTCTCACCTGCTGGCTCTCAAAGGTCCAGGCGTTGTCGGGTAAAGACGCGTCTAGGACGTTGATCATCTCCTTAAAGTCAGTGGTGCTGCTGGGCTTAACGAAGGTGAAATCACTGAACTCTGACATGGGAGAGACACATGACCTGAAGGACTGACTCTGAGACAACATGTCCCCTCCCAGGACCTCCACGTACTTAATCGGCCCGTCAGTGTTGAGCTGAATCTGCAGGTTTCTGTTGGGGTTCTTGTAGCCGTCCAAGTCGTCCCGTCTCATGCAGCAACTACCGCTGCTCCTGCTGTTTCTAACGCACTTGACTGCTAAGATGATAAAAGTCACCAGCGACAGCACGGACACCGAGGCCAGTGAGAGAATCAAATACAGGGTGATTCTCCCGCTTTTCTTGCTAGGCTCTGGCGCTTTCTGACGAAGGTccaagatgggttcgtggagccCGTCCTCTACCAGTATGGCCAATGTGACCGTGGTGGACTGGACCGGCTCCCCGTCATCCTGTATCTCTATAAGCAGCCTCTGAGAGGAGTCGTCCTGCTCGGACACAGCGCGTTTAGTCCTCACCTCCCCTGTGTAAAGATTGACACTGAACAGAGACGCGTCTGTGGCCTCCGCCAGTTTATATGAAATCCAGGCGTTATGGCCCGAGTCTGCGTCCACTGCGGTTACCTTAGTAACCAGGTAGCCTGCTTTAGCGAAACGGGGCATCTTCTGGTGAGAGAGCGAGCCCAGGGCAGCGGAGGGGTAAATAACAGCGGGGGCATTGTCGTTCTGGTCCAGGATAAAAACATGGACAGTGGCGTTgctgctcagagagggagagCCGTGGTCCTTGGCCTGCACCAGCATCTGAAACACCTTTAGTTTCTCGTAGTCAAACGAGTGCATACTGTAGATACTGCCGTTATCAGTGTTCATGTACACATAGGAAGACACAGAAACGTCATGCGCTTTGGAGTCTCGGATGGAGTAGGAGATCTTGGCATTATCCCCGAAATCCAGGTCAGATGCAGATACTGAGGATAGCATTGAGCCTGGTAGTCCATTCTCTTTTAAATATACATTATATGAGGACTGGCTGAATTTAGGGGGGTTGTCGTTGACATCAATGATACTGACTGTTATAGTTTTCTTGGTAGTCAGGGGAGGGGAGCCCGAATCAGTGGCTGTTATCTCAATATTATACTCTGAGAAACTTTCTCTGTCTAAAACACCACTTGTGACCAGTGCGTAATTATTAGAAAAGGAAGGTTTCAGACTAAAAGGATAACCTCGTGGGAGCTGTAACGTCACCTTACCGTTATTACCGGAGTCAAGGTCCCGGGCACTGATCAAAGCTACTACCGTGCCACTCGGTGCATCCTCACGCAGAGGACTTGGTTTGGAGGTTAAAATTATTTCGGGAGAGTTGTCATTTACATCTGCTACATCTACCTGCACACTACAATGTCCCTCCATTCTAGGGCTACCTTTGTCTTTCGCACTGATGTCAATTTCATAATTTGCAGCGCTCTCAAAATCTAATTGcccttttaaaattatttttccTGTTAGAAAATCAATCTCAAAAACAGATAGCACCGAGTCTGACGTATGGACACCAAACGAATATTCTATCTGTCCATTCTGTCCGTCATCGGCGTCTGTTGCTCTAGGATTAACTATGAAAGTACCCTCTGCGCTTTTTTCACTTACAGAAACTTTATACACTGCATTTTCAAAAACGGGCACATTATCATTTACATCGAGAACTGTAATAGTTATCTGCGAGGTTCCGGATCTCACTGGGTTGCCCCCGTCTACAACTGTCAACAATAGATGATGGACAGTTTTTTTCTCTCGGTCCAGAGCTTTGGTCAAGACTAGTTCTGGTACCTTTCTGCCGCCAGAGAGTTCTTTTACCTTTAAAGTAAAACATTCATCTTTACTAAGAATGTATGACTTTAGAGAATTACTCCCCACATCTGGGTCTTGTGCGCTTTCCAAGGGAAAACGTACACCTGCCGCAGTTGTTTCAGCTATCTCTAACGGGTGTTGTTTGGAAGGGAAACTTGGAGAATTATCATTTATATCTTGTATTTCAACCTCAACACGATACAGTTGTAACGGGTTCTCAATGACAACCTGCAGAGGTAAAACGCAGTTGGCGCTTTGTCCGCATAaagtctctctgtctattctctcatTCACGACCAGCTCGCCCTTCCCCGCATCCACGCTGAAATACTGCTTACCAGCCTCAGAGGCGACACGCAGCTTACGGTCAAAAAACTCAGATAGTCCCAAACCCAGATCTCTGGCTAGATTTCCTACCACAGAGCCCTGTTTCAGTTCCTCCGAGATGGTGTAGCGAGTCTGTCCGTCTATTGTAGTCCACAAGAGAAAGAAATGATGCCACCAAAGAGCCAGCCATCTCCAGTCTCGGTATCCCATTCTCTTTGTCATCCCTGATCCGTTATAACACAATTTCAAAACTACTGTCCAGAACAAAGACGTTCATATCAAAATGAATCTCCAGAACGCATATTCCATGTAGCATGTTTCTATAAATGTTGTATCACGGTAATGTTTAAGTGTTTAGATGATATTGTGTCTCCGTGTGGGTGAgcgcatccctctctctcctctagctcTGAGTATTATAAGGGTAACAGTGCTGAGGCTGGGGGGAGGGAGTAGATCTCTTTGTACAGTTCTGCGCACTATTGGTGCACAGCGTGCAGCTCTAGCATCCAATAAGGGGCCAACAGAATAGACTTCTTAAAGCCACAGCAGCCAGGCTCTGCTTAAAGCACTTTAACtggcatagagagagggagtggataAAGTGACTGTATTTTTCATTTAAACAATAAGGCCCGAgttggtgtggtatatggccaatataccatggctaagaaTAGTTCTTATGTACAACGCAAAGGAGAGTACCTGGACACAGGTCTTAGCCGTGGCATATTGGCCATATCACAAGCCCCTGAGaagccttactgctattataaactgcttACCAACGTaactagagcagtaaaaataaatgttttgtcatatccATGGTtcacggtctgatataccacggctgtcagctaATCAGCATTGAGGGGTCGAACCACCCAGTTGATAATATACAATATagcataggggagagtggggtaagttgagctgccctagtttctaggaaaccatacacaaaatgcaTAATTCGACCAAATGCTTAAGAAaaggtcatcatttcatggagtctgtgaaggaagaaaccacatagaTAAAGTGGTAAGCATTTTATGTCCAATAAACGGATTTTCACAAATTCAAATTCATTTGTTGTGTTAGAGGTTCATGATACTTGTATCTAAACAAAAGTAGATACTTTTAAAATggttctatacatcagttgggtCTCTATAAGCtgcaatatgaggtcctaaacttAACATGAAAGTGCATCGTTTTACAGTAGCTGTGTAGGCTAATATAGTctaaaatgtttgccttggggtaagttgagggTTAATGCACAGCATTATTGCTGGGGTATGAACAGGGCCTGGGGCCTCATTTTTAAAACGGACTTACGATCTATTTTGATCTTAAGTATGACTTACGCAGAAAACCACATGTAAGTAGTTATTTATAAAACCTTACTTTGACGTGGAAAGGATGTCAAAGTTTGGACTTGCCGGAAGTGATTTTACTGCTGGTTATGTAGGGAGATTGCAGCTTGGGACACATATGCCTCCAAGCCTGAGGTCAACTTTGCATTAGCTTTATAAACACTAAACAGACGCAAGGTGTTTTGAATTAAAAACAGGATGCGGGTGTTCTATAAATAGCGTGTCAAATTAGAAAAAAAGTAACCGTGGCTGTTCTTGTGTTATTGGAAGACATCGAAAACAGTTTTTAGAAGGGAGAGAGTTTTCAGAGACCGGAATGACTTTTTTTTGCGCATGATGATCCATGGCTATTCCTGACTAAACCCTCATTTGTGCTGGTATTCTATAAGGGGAAATCGCTGATTGTAAGGCGCGTTCATGTGCCGTCAACTTTAAGTTCATTTGAGATTTATAGATCACAGGTGCGTACGTTACAAACGGGCTTCTTAGAACCTGCGCAAGCAAGTTTTTTTATGCTCAGTATCTTTTATGAATCGACTGCAAGCACACCGTCGGAAATGATATTACGACTAAGTTCAAGTATAAATCtaagaacattttttttttaagtacaaaGTGTTTATTAGGTGTTGCGTCTGCGTTAAAATATGCTTAAAAATGTTCAAAAGGCAAAAAAAAGCAATTGTGATTTTATTGAATTGTGGGAAAAAAAATATATCAAACCAAATCACattttgttggtcacatacacatggttgttagcagatgttattgcgagtgtagtgaaatgcttgtgcttttagttccgacagtgcagccatatcaacaagtaatctaacaattccacaacaactacctaatacacacacatctaagtaaagggattgaataagaatatgtatatataaatatatggatgagcaatgaccgagcagcataggcaagatgcaataaatggtataaaatacagtatatacaaatgggatgagtaatgcaagatatgtaaacatcattattaaagtggcattcataaagtgacgagtgatccatttattagagtggccaatgatatcaagtttgtatgtaggcagcagcctctctgtgttagtgatggctgtttaacagtctgatggccttgagataggagctatttttcagtctctcggtcccagctttgatgtacctgta is from Oncorhynchus masou masou isolate Uvic2021 chromosome 32, UVic_Omas_1.1, whole genome shotgun sequence and encodes:
- the LOC135526268 gene encoding protocadherin gamma-C5-like isoform X4, with the translated sequence MTKRMGYRDWRWLALWWHHFFLLWTTIDGQTRYTISEELKQGSVVGNLARDLGLGLSEFFDRKLRVASEAGKQYFSVDAGKGELVVNERIDRETLCGQSANCVLPLQVVIENPLQLYRVEVEIQDINDNSPSFPSKQHPLEIAETTAAGVRFPLESAQDPDVGSNSLKSYILSKDECFTLKVKELSGGRKVPELVLTKALDREKKTVHHLLLTVVDGGNPVRSGTSQITITVLDVNDNVPVFENAVYKVSVSEKSAEGTFIVNPRATDADDGQNGQIEYSFGVHTSDSVLSVFEIDFLTGKIILKGQLDFESAANYEIDISAKDKGSPRMEGHCSVQVDVADVNDNSPEIILTSKPSPLREDAPSGTVVALISARDLDSGNNGKVTLQLPRGYPFSLKPSFSNNYALVTSGVLDRESFSEYNIEITATDSGSPPLTTKKTITVSIIDVNDNPPKFSQSSYNVYLKENGLPGSMLSSVSASDLDFGDNAKISYSIRDSKAHDVSVSSYVYMNTDNGSIYSMHSFDYEKLKVFQMLVQAKDHGSPSLSSNATVHVFILDQNDNAPAVIYPSAALGSLSHQKMPRFAKAGYLVTKVTAVDADSGHNAWISYKLAEATDASLFSVNLYTGEVRTKRAVSEQDDSSQRLLIEIQDDGEPVQSTTVTLAILVEDGLHEPILDLRQKAPEPSKKSGRITLYLILSLASVSVLSLVTFIILAVKCVRNSRSSGSCCMRRDDLDGYKNPNRNLQIQLNTDGPIKYVEVLGGDMLSQSQSFRSCVSPMSEFSDFTFVKPSSTTDFKEMINVLDASLPDNAWTFESQQQKPPNADWRFTQGQRPGPSGAGGPPEMAMGTGPWPNPPTEAEQLQALMAAANEVSEATATLGPGTMGLSTRYSPQFTLQHVPDYRQNVYIPGSTATLTSNPQQQQQQQQMAAQHQALQAQPSEAAPQPEPPKAAQTPTSKKKSTKKEKK
- the LOC135526268 gene encoding protocadherin gamma-C5-like isoform X3, which produces MTKRMGYRDWRWLALWWHNVILLWSTVDSQTRYTIPEELKQGSVVGKLAKDLGLGLSEVFDRKLRVASEAGNQYFSVDAGKGELVVNERIDRETLCGQSASCVLPLQVVIENPLQLHRIEVEIRDINDNSPSFLTTELTLKIAESTVAGVRFPLESADDPDVGSNSLKSYTISKDDCFSLKVNELRNGRKLPELVIERALDREKKAVHQLLLTALDGGNPVRSGTSQITIIVLDNNDNVPLFENNVYKVSINENSPTGTFMVKLKATDNDEGQNGEVKYTFGERTPESVLSTFDINPVTGEMFLKGELDSESAANYEIDVAAKDEGIPEMEGHCSVLVEVIDLNDNPPEIVLTSKPSPVREDAPSGTVVALIGARDLDSGNNGKVTLQLPKGHPFSLKPSFSNNYALITSGVLDRESFSEYNIEITATDSGSPPLTTKRTIPVSIIDINDNPPKFTQPSYNVFLKENGPPGSLLSSVSASDLDFGDNAKISYSILESKVQDVSLSSYVYINSDNGSIYSMHSFDYEKLKVFQILVQAKDHGSPSLSSNATVHVFILDQNDNAPAVIYPSAALGSLSHQKMPRFAKAGHLVTKVTAVDADSGHNAWISYKLVEATDTSLFSVNLYTGEVRTKRAVSEQDDSSQRLLIEIQDDGEPVQSATVTLAILVEDGLHEPILDPRQKVAEPSKKSGRITLYLILSLASVSVLSMVTFIILAVKCVRNSRSSGSCCMSREDLDGYKNPNRNLQIQLNTDGPIKYVEVLGGDMLSQSQSFRSCLSPMSEFSDFTFVKPSSTTDFKEMINVLDASLPDSTWTFESQQQKPPNADWRFTQGQRPGPSGAGGPPEMAMGTGPWPNPPTEAEQLQALMAAANEVSEATATLGPGTMGLSTRYSPQFTLQHVPDYRQNVYIPGSTATLTSNPQQQQQQQQMAAQHQALQAQPSEAAPQPEPPKAAQTPTSKKKSTKKEKK